Proteins from one Nilaparvata lugens isolate BPH chromosome 10, ASM1435652v1, whole genome shotgun sequence genomic window:
- the LOC120353280 gene encoding protein Smaug homolog 2-like: MEGSSEKSAKNSTPYSKMMMVIWSFWSWDLQMQAEALVKIFCGLCPVMARLLCAIVVQTLQETINPKIEKQENDANNPDFVRQLFDSHDIDLEKLFEYLAFLKPSNVETKHVYISFLPAVFRNCIQQSTKIDQAKNLLQVVLIHPSFRDSRREFEHFKFQLLYSGNDTRETASASVLPPPMSPIQENDESNQKKLLSKQLSQIEAILKDEKPEQRNLLGAEKVQRSNGAFTKRPRNLNPWNDGAVREEHTPKNNNSKSGMKDLYNWLKFLRLHKYFIQFERLSYEELLSLDETNFDMLVPGVTQGAKRKFLITIEGLRQRYRTLVSIDQTIETMSGDCLSSVMDQLQLMIFSPMKPPTEALKKTPDDIPYFYFHVLRKILLRLLENRLGDDECIKRLRTLIYLTLRNEAFAPYTPALNAMKSRLYANEPLRNSTTATYLRTVSQQGGFRNAWKRNPLLSAAPATLTRPLFIQIPDLTPQPSGLQAAEFERINHPQYESQAVDDVPLTHEESSSDTLWRAVGSGVRSQQNSTSSSGFSSMRSQLNSTSSSGMRSQQNSTSSSFGVDSFWSRSPPDERTATTFAYVGRSYSAGAVDLRAEAGAGTAAGYGATASAQQRTRGQSWSAGETYSDYKLFSDNDECDLFKEIWKVGLSDWKSYEFDDFGHF, encoded by the exons ATGGAGGGATCCAGTGAGAAATCGGCCAA GAACAGTACGCCTTACTCTAAAATGATGATGGTCATTTGGTCATTTTGGAGCTGGGACCTGCAAATGCAGGCGGAAGCTCTGGTGAAAATTTTTTGCGGACTTTGTCCGGTGATGGCCAGACTTCTGTGCGCCATAGTTGTGCAGACTCTGCAGGAAACGATCAACCCCAAAATTGAGAAACAAGAAAATGATGCCAATAACCCAG ACTTTGTAAGACAGCTATTTGACAGCCACGACATCGATTTGGAAAAGTTGTTCGAATATCTAGCTTTTCTGAAACCTTCAAATGTTGAAACGAAACATGTTTACATCTCCTTCCTGCCTGCAGTCTTCAGAAACTGCATTCAACAGTCCACTAAAATCGACCAGGCTAAAAACCTGCTTCAGGTGGTGTTAATCCACCCCTCTTTCAGGGACTCAAGAAG GGAGTTTgagcatttcaaatttcaactaCTGTACAGTGGCAACGACACAAGAGAGACAG cCTCGGCATCAGTTCTACCCCCACCCATGTCGCCCATTCAAGAAAACGATGAAAGCAACCAAAAGAAATTGCTCAGTAAGCAATTATCACAAATTGAGGCAATTCTGAAG GATGAGAAACCCGAACAACGTAACTTGCTTGGGGCGGAGAAGGTGCAGAGAAGCAATGGCGCTTTCACCAAGAGACCACGCAACTTGAATCCATGGAATGATGGAGCTGTCAGGGAGGAACACACTCCTAAGAACAATAACAGTAAATCCGGAATGAAAG ATCTGTACAATTGGCTGAAGTTCCTGCGTCTGCATAAATACTTCATCCAATTCGAGAGGTTGAGCTACGAGGAGCTTCTGTCACTCGATGAGACCAACTTCGATATGCTGGTGCCGGGGGTTACACAGGGTGCCAAAAGGAAGTTCCTCATCACAATCGAAGGACTGAGACAGCGCTATCGGACACTTGTCAGCATTGATCAG ACTATTGAGACCATGTCCGGAGATTGTCTATCTTCAGTGATGGACCAGCTGCAACTAATGATTTTTTCGCCCATGAAGCCTCCAACCGAAGCTTTAAAGAAGACGCCCGACGACATACCATACTTTTACTTCCACGTTCTCCGCAAAA tTTTGCTACGCTTACTCGAAAACCGTTTGGGAGACGATGAATGCATCAAACGACTGAGGACCCTTATCTATCTGACTTTGAGGAACGAGGCATTTGCACCCTATACCCCTGCTTTGAACGCTATGAAGAGCCGCCTCTATGCAAACGAACC GTTGAGAAACAGTACGACCGCCACCTACCTGAGAACCGTTTCGCAGCAAGGTGGCTTCCGGAACGCCTGGAAAAGAAACCCATTGTTGTCTGCGGCACCTGCCACACTCACTCGTCCTCTGTTCATCCAGATCCCTGACCTGACACCACAACCCTCAGGCCTACAGGCTGCCGAATTCGAGCGAATCAACCACCCTCAGTACGAGTCTCAGGCAGTGGATGACGTCCCACTAACTCATGAG GAGTCGAGCAGTGACACACTGTGGCGGGCCGTTGGCTCAGGCGTGCGCAGTCAGCAAAACTCAACCTCTTCATCGGGATTCTCAAGCATGCGCAGTCAGCTAAACTCCACTTCGTCGTCCGGCATGCGCAGTCAGCAAAATTCAACTTCGTCGTCGTTCGGTGTCGATTCGTTCTGGTCCCGCTCTCCACCGGACGAACGGACGGCAACAACGTTCGCCTATGTCGGTCGCAGCTACAGTGCGGGAGCCGTTGACCTCCGTGCGGAAGCGGGAGCCGGAACGGCAGCCGGCTACGGAGCTACTGCGTCCGCTCAGCAGAGAACTCGTGGACAGTCATGGAGTGCCGGAG aaaCCTACTCAGACTACAAATTGTTCTCGGACAATGATGAATGCGACTTGTTTAAGGAAATTTGGAAAGTAGGCCTGAGCGACTGGAAAAGTtatgaatttgatgattttggacATTTTTAA